In Caproiciproducens sp. NJN-50, the following are encoded in one genomic region:
- a CDS encoding cytidylate kinase family protein yields the protein METQNASFKQINKEFVRYVVPSVIGMLVQSLYTVLDGVVVGQGIGEIGLGAVNIAFPYGMVTIALAMLIGIGGANIYSIYKGQGEKEKANNIFCQCLVISAVIGVVLALVGFLFRENLALLLGSNEVFLPSVTAYLKWLAPFSLLQMVTFGVSVFVRNDGAPKLVMAASVTGAVINAVLDVIFILILHYGVEVAAITNGIGLLIETSFYITHFARKRGLLRIRRPDFDLADIRRIFSNGLATFLMEFSLPAVTVSFNLAIIHTVGTLGVAAYSIVGYVCAVINMFLVGVTQGAQPLMSFYHGKGDRNTFSHIYRLGIRINIIAPVLLVGLCIAFGNGIVFLFHSGNSELTALTVHMLRLYPTAHIAIGVTLMNILFFQTTERNAYAALISFLRCVGFIQVFLLLSVFLFNGKGLYLSFLAGELCHLVISQILVRRTKRAEDKATGVPAALLETTENAGYFITISREYGSGGRMIGRRVAQALNVPFYDREIIGLAAEHAKLSVGTVEQSEEKMTKGFEYGLYIGRKYMPIPDQVFLAQSKVIDEIAGKGSCVIVGRCADHILRNKENCIHIFIHAPFEQRVHRAVEEYGLPAKDAEQAVRNNDAARESYYNHYTGAEWGDAHNYHLSIDSGIGIDRCAELILCAVKGQIR from the coding sequence ATGGAAACTCAAAACGCGAGTTTTAAGCAAATCAACAAAGAATTTGTCAGGTATGTGGTTCCATCCGTTATAGGAATGCTCGTCCAATCCCTTTACACTGTTTTAGACGGCGTTGTCGTCGGGCAGGGAATCGGCGAGATCGGGCTCGGTGCCGTCAACATCGCGTTTCCTTACGGCATGGTCACGATTGCGCTGGCGATGCTGATCGGCATAGGCGGCGCCAATATTTATTCTATTTATAAAGGCCAGGGAGAAAAGGAAAAAGCCAATAATATCTTTTGCCAGTGTCTTGTCATATCCGCCGTGATTGGCGTCGTACTGGCCCTGGTGGGATTCCTCTTCCGCGAAAATCTGGCCTTGCTGCTGGGGAGCAACGAAGTGTTTCTTCCCTCCGTCACCGCTTATCTGAAATGGCTGGCGCCTTTTTCGCTGCTGCAGATGGTAACCTTCGGTGTCTCTGTTTTTGTCCGCAACGACGGCGCTCCCAAGCTGGTCATGGCGGCTTCCGTCACGGGCGCTGTCATCAACGCGGTCCTTGACGTCATCTTTATTCTCATTCTGCATTACGGTGTTGAGGTGGCGGCGATCACAAACGGCATAGGGCTGCTGATAGAAACCTCATTCTACATAACCCATTTTGCACGGAAGAGGGGCTTGCTGCGGATCAGGAGGCCGGATTTTGATCTTGCCGATATCAGACGGATATTCAGCAACGGTCTTGCCACTTTCCTGATGGAATTCAGCCTGCCCGCCGTCACCGTTTCCTTTAACCTCGCAATCATCCACACTGTCGGGACGCTTGGTGTTGCCGCCTATTCCATCGTAGGCTATGTGTGCGCCGTTATCAACATGTTTCTTGTGGGTGTCACGCAGGGCGCACAGCCCCTGATGAGCTTTTATCATGGCAAGGGCGACCGGAATACCTTTTCCCACATATATCGCCTCGGCATACGCATCAATATCATTGCCCCGGTGCTGTTGGTCGGCCTCTGCATCGCCTTTGGAAACGGGATCGTTTTCCTGTTCCATTCGGGCAATTCCGAATTGACGGCGCTGACGGTCCATATGCTCCGCCTGTACCCGACGGCGCATATCGCAATAGGGGTTACGCTGATGAATATCCTCTTTTTCCAGACCACGGAACGGAACGCCTATGCCGCCCTGATTTCTTTTCTGCGCTGCGTCGGCTTCATACAGGTGTTTCTGCTGCTGTCCGTTTTTCTGTTTAACGGCAAAGGGCTTTACCTTTCCTTCTTAGCCGGCGAGCTGTGCCATCTGGTCATTTCGCAGATACTGGTGCGGCGGACGAAACGAGCGGAAGACAAGGCCACGGGAGTGCCGGCTGCCCTTTTGGAAACGACTGAGAACGCAGGATATTTCATTACCATCAGCCGCGAATATGGTTCGGGAGGACGCATGATCGGCCGCAGGGTGGCCCAGGCTTTGAACGTTCCTTTCTACGACAGGGAAATCATCGGGCTGGCCGCGGAACATGCGAAATTATCCGTGGGAACCGTCGAGCAGTCCGAGGAAAAAATGACGAAGGGCTTTGAATACGGGCTGTACATCGGCCGCAAATATATGCCGATTCCCGATCAGGTCTTTCTTGCACAAAGCAAAGTAATCGATGAGATCGCGGGCAAGGGTTCCTGCGTAATTGTAGGGCGGTGCGCGGACCATATTCTGCGGAATAAGGAAAACTGCATCCACATTTTTATCCATGCACCTTTCGAGCAGCGCGTCCACCGGGCCGTCGAGGAATACGGGCTGCCGGCGAAGGATGCGGAGCAGGCGGTACGGAACAACGATGCGGCCCGGGAAAGCTACTATAACCATTATACCGGTGCGGAATGGGGCGACGCGCACAACTACCATTTATCTATCGACAGCGGCATCGGAATAGACCGGTGTGCGGAATTGATTCTCTGTGCCGTAAAAGGACAAATCAGATAA
- a CDS encoding transketolase family protein, giving the protein MRESQKSVATREAYGDEILALGRKNSNIYVVDCDIGKSCKTLDFAKELPEQHINVGIAEQNACGVAAGLATCGKIPYITTYAVFGSMRMCEQIRQEICYPKLNVKIACSHGGLTPANDGASHQGIEDMGILRTIPNMTVIMGCDYNSTRRLIRAAAEYDGPVYLRFTRDPIPQIYNENESFEIGRAKKLMDGDDITIIANGDVMSVALAGANLLSDRGIHASVIDMHTIKPLDTEAVRAAVGRTGKIITVEDHNIINGLGSAVCEVVADMGKGIVRRVGIQDRFGESAPYNRLLNKNGITAENIAAVGRKLFC; this is encoded by the coding sequence ATGCGCGAATCCCAAAAATCCGTCGCCACCAGAGAAGCATACGGCGATGAAATTCTGGCGCTGGGTCGTAAGAATTCCAATATTTACGTGGTGGACTGTGACATCGGAAAATCTTGTAAAACGCTTGATTTTGCAAAGGAGCTGCCGGAACAGCATATAAATGTTGGCATTGCGGAGCAAAACGCCTGTGGCGTTGCCGCCGGTCTGGCAACCTGCGGCAAAATTCCGTATATAACCACCTATGCCGTGTTCGGCAGCATGAGAATGTGTGAACAGATTCGCCAGGAAATTTGCTATCCGAAGCTTAATGTCAAGATTGCGTGTTCCCACGGTGGGCTGACGCCGGCGAACGACGGTGCGAGCCATCAGGGAATTGAGGATATGGGAATTCTCAGAACGATTCCTAATATGACAGTGATTATGGGGTGCGATTATAACTCTACCCGTAGATTGATCCGCGCCGCGGCTGAATACGACGGCCCTGTCTATTTACGCTTTACCCGGGACCCCATCCCTCAAATCTATAATGAAAATGAATCCTTTGAAATCGGCCGGGCAAAAAAATTGATGGACGGAGACGATATTACCATCATTGCGAACGGAGATGTCATGAGTGTCGCACTGGCGGGAGCCAACCTTCTCTCTGACAGGGGAATCCACGCTTCGGTGATTGACATGCATACCATCAAACCATTGGATACGGAAGCAGTTAGAGCTGCTGTTGGGCGAACCGGAAAAATTATCACAGTTGAGGATCATAATATCATTAACGGGTTAGGCAGTGCCGTCTGTGAGGTGGTTGCCGATATGGGTAAGGGAATTGTGCGCAGAGTCGGCATTCAGGATCGGTTTGGAGAATCTGCCCCCTATAATCGTTTACTTAATAAAAATGGCATCACTGCTGAAAATATCGCGGCAGTGGGACGGAAACTGTTTTGTTAA
- a CDS encoding RidA family protein, with protein MTKNFSTKNAPAAIGPYSQAIQTGDTVYVSGQLPIDPTTGEFPSDDVKVLTQQALDNIRAILKEANMDLSNIVKTTVLLDSMSDFAAMNEVYGKNFAKPYPTRAAFEVGKLPKNAKLEIEVIAVR; from the coding sequence ATGACAAAGAATTTTTCAACAAAGAACGCACCGGCTGCAATAGGACCGTATTCACAGGCAATTCAGACAGGAGATACCGTATATGTTTCAGGTCAACTCCCAATTGATCCAACCACGGGTGAGTTTCCTTCCGATGATGTGAAGGTTCTTACACAGCAGGCGCTAGATAACATTAGAGCAATCCTGAAAGAAGCAAATATGGACCTTTCCAATATCGTAAAGACTACGGTGCTTCTCGACAGTATGAGTGATTTTGCGGCTATGAATGAAGTGTATGGAAAAAACTTTGCGAAACCGTATCCCACAAGAGCGGCATTTGAAGTGGGAAAACTCCCGAAAAATGCAAAACTGGAAATAGAGGTCATAGCTGTCAGGTAA
- a CDS encoding aminotransferase class I/II-fold pyridoxal phosphate-dependent enzyme, which translates to MPGYHHTVFASISEEFAMHSITMTAASKSFNLAGMQTSCVIIPNKELRDAFHAEQLLDEVNPKSNILGYEATRLAYTECGEWFDRALAVIDHNRQTVVDFMAKEFPEVIVTPLEGTYLLWMDIRPLGIDYKHLAEILRTEGKLFFDDGYIFGTPGEGFERWNLACPTRYVEEALLRLKGVLNKHRKD; encoded by the coding sequence ATGCCGGGATATCATCACACGGTATTTGCATCGATTTCTGAAGAATTTGCAATGCACTCCATCACTATGACGGCAGCTTCCAAATCCTTTAACTTAGCGGGTATGCAGACGTCCTGTGTTATTATACCTAATAAAGAACTGCGCGATGCGTTCCATGCCGAGCAACTTCTGGATGAGGTAAATCCGAAGAGCAATATTCTTGGTTATGAAGCAACCAGACTGGCCTATACAGAGTGTGGAGAGTGGTTTGATCGGGCACTTGCTGTCATAGACCATAACCGTCAGACCGTTGTGGACTTCATGGCAAAGGAATTTCCGGAAGTGATTGTTACGCCGCTAGAAGGTACGTATTTACTCTGGATGGATATCCGTCCTTTGGGTATTGATTATAAACATCTGGCGGAGATTCTTCGCACGGAAGGCAAGTTATTCTTTGATGATGGCTACATATTCGGTACACCGGGAGAAGGATTTGAGCGCTGGAATCTGGCATGCCCGACCCGCTATGTGGAAGAAGCCCTTCTGAGATTAAAGGGAGTACTGAATAAGCATAGAAAAGACTGA
- a CDS encoding glutaredoxin has translation MDSLIIYGSHLCPNTLYSIIKCKDKGIQFRFKDISANLADLKEFLTIWSEDSDKLFQQAKDQGMIGLPLFILPDGTKTRDLNGVLAQK, from the coding sequence ATGGATTCACTAATTATTTACGGGAGTCATCTTTGTCCTAATACACTGTATTCTATTATAAAGTGCAAGGATAAGGGAATACAATTTCGTTTTAAGGACATCTCAGCCAATCTTGCAGATTTGAAGGAGTTTTTGACGATTTGGTCAGAAGATTCGGATAAGTTATTTCAGCAAGCGAAAGATCAAGGAATGATCGGCCTTCCGTTATTTATTCTGCCAGATGGTACAAAAACGAGAGATCTTAATGGGGTTCTTGCCCAAAAATAA
- a CDS encoding spore germination protein → MSTKGWEKRSVSEPQSETVVRGPREGFTENLRTNTSLIRRKIRNEHLRVDHMTVGRKTQTDICLIYLDGVADPQVVDTVKYRIGHLDVDSILESGYIEEYIDDAPFSPFATIGYSEKPDVVAARILEGRTAIVVDGTPFVLTAPMLFIESFQTAEDYYTRPLYASLTRILRFVAFLIAVFGPAVYISLTAFHQELLPTTLLFTIAKAREGTPFPAFVEALIMLFAFEILREAGIRLPRPVGQAIGLVGAAVLGATGAGIFGSLSEGVENMVHITGKVEPVMKNHEIYTDCFGVYKNAFTAWKDAKIYDKLSAVCLKHWG, encoded by the coding sequence ATCAGCACAAAGGGCTGGGAAAAACGAAGTGTCAGCGAACCCCAGTCCGAGACGGTTGTGCGCGGACCACGCGAGGGTTTCACCGAAAATCTGCGCACCAATACGTCGCTGATCCGGCGTAAGATCCGCAACGAACATCTTCGCGTGGACCATATGACTGTCGGTCGAAAAACCCAAACCGATATTTGCCTGATCTATTTAGATGGCGTAGCCGATCCCCAAGTGGTGGATACAGTCAAATACCGCATCGGCCACCTGGATGTGGATTCGATCTTGGAATCCGGTTACATTGAGGAATATATTGACGATGCGCCGTTTTCTCCATTTGCAACCATAGGATACAGCGAGAAACCGGACGTGGTCGCGGCGCGTATTCTGGAGGGCCGCACTGCTATTGTGGTGGACGGCACACCATTTGTGCTGACGGCGCCAATGCTGTTTATCGAAAGTTTTCAGACGGCCGAGGATTATTATACGCGTCCGTTGTATGCAAGTCTGACGAGAATTTTGCGCTTTGTCGCGTTCCTCATCGCCGTGTTTGGTCCCGCTGTTTACATCTCTCTGACCGCCTTTCATCAAGAACTGCTGCCCACCACGTTGTTGTTTACTATAGCCAAAGCACGCGAAGGAACGCCATTTCCCGCTTTTGTGGAAGCGTTAATTATGCTATTCGCGTTTGAAATTCTTCGGGAAGCTGGTATCCGGCTGCCGCGCCCGGTCGGACAGGCTATCGGCCTCGTGGGCGCGGCGGTTCTGGGCGCGACGGGCGCGGGCATATTCGGCAGCTTGAGCGAGGGTGTGGAGAACATGGTTCACATCACCGGCAAGGTGGAACCCGTCATGAAGAATCACGAGATATATACCGACTGCTTCGGCGTGTACAAGAACGCGTTCACCGCGTGGAAAGACGCGAAGATATACGACAAACTGAGCGCCGTTTGTTTAAAGCATTGGGGATGA
- a CDS encoding FadR/GntR family transcriptional regulator has translation MAIENRHDGVRASEKKTVVRQIIEYMQKQIIKGYYKPGMKIPNEYELISELQVSRNSLREAIKILTTMGIMEIRRGDGTYVCSQLNQSTFDTIVYSVISKLSSNTELLELREVLDDATVRMAIRKTSPDDVAQLKENVQSMAEAVKKGQYELAQEMDYQFHMSLIDSCHNIFFGYILKGVYSIFQSSIGETVKLEKIDSKAPQYHQRIIDCIETKDFEHVHEVVEDSLQSWQKLI, from the coding sequence ATGGCTATAGAAAATAGGCATGACGGCGTGCGCGCTTCGGAAAAAAAGACTGTCGTACGTCAGATTATTGAATATATGCAAAAACAGATTATTAAAGGTTATTATAAACCTGGAATGAAAATTCCAAATGAATATGAACTGATCAGCGAATTGCAGGTCAGCCGCAATTCGCTGCGGGAAGCTATAAAAATCCTTACGACGATGGGGATTATGGAAATTCGACGCGGGGACGGGACTTATGTTTGTTCTCAGTTGAATCAGTCTACATTCGACACTATTGTCTACAGTGTTATATCAAAACTAAGCAGTAACACTGAACTGCTGGAGCTGCGCGAAGTACTGGATGATGCAACCGTGCGCATGGCAATTCGAAAGACCTCTCCGGATGATGTCGCTCAACTGAAGGAAAATGTTCAATCTATGGCAGAGGCTGTCAAAAAAGGTCAGTATGAATTAGCGCAGGAAATGGATTATCAGTTCCATATGTCTTTGATTGACAGTTGCCATAATATTTTTTTCGGTTACATTCTCAAAGGGGTTTACAGTATTTTTCAAAGCTCTATCGGCGAGACGGTCAAGTTGGAAAAGATTGATTCTAAAGCCCCTCAGTATCATCAGAGGATTATAGATTGTATAGAAACGAAAGACTTTGAACACGTTCATGAAGTAGTTGAGGATTCTTTGCAAAGCTGGCAAAAACTCATTTAA
- a CDS encoding Dabb family protein, producing MITHVVFFKMKSEALGKTGNENAQELAEKFQKISEKIPGVISTETGHNYNREERFYDMCLNQKFESKEALEKYLVHPLHLKVREFVFQVIDHRIVVDYEFH from the coding sequence ATGATTACGCATGTTGTTTTTTTTAAAATGAAATCTGAAGCACTTGGAAAAACAGGAAACGAGAACGCCCAGGAGCTTGCTGAAAAATTTCAGAAAATTAGCGAGAAGATTCCGGGCGTGATCTCGACTGAAACCGGACATAACTACAACCGGGAAGAGCGGTTTTATGATATGTGCCTGAATCAGAAATTTGAAAGTAAAGAAGCATTGGAGAAGTACCTTGTACATCCCTTGCACTTAAAGGTACGCGAATTCGTATTTCAGGTAATTGATCACAGAATAGTTGTCGATTATGAATTTCATTGA
- a CDS encoding winged helix-turn-helix transcriptional regulator yields the protein MLTKEELPACPVATIVQLIGNKWKLLIIRNLLAGTQRFNEMRRTIPGISQKVLTDNLRSLEEDGLVTRRIFAEVPPRVEYSLSELGRTLKPVFDSMQAWGEGYQELVRNSAEK from the coding sequence ATGCTTACCAAAGAAGAACTGCCCGCCTGTCCGGTTGCAACGATCGTACAGTTGATCGGAAACAAGTGGAAACTGCTCATTATCCGAAATCTTCTCGCAGGAACACAACGCTTTAATGAAATGCGCCGCACGATTCCCGGCATCAGCCAAAAGGTTCTGACAGATAACCTTCGTTCTCTTGAAGAAGACGGACTTGTCACGCGCAGGATTTTTGCGGAGGTCCCGCCCCGTGTGGAATACTCCCTCAGCGAGCTTGGCAGGACACTGAAGCCGGTCTTTGATTCTATGCAGGCCTGGGGCGAAGGTTATCAGGAACTCGTTAGAAATAGTGCGGAAAAATAA